The sequence below is a genomic window from Ipomoea triloba cultivar NCNSP0323 chromosome 10, ASM357664v1.
GtacttaaaatttattatagagTTCGCATTTAATCTCTCgattatttttgtgtaataaatCTAGTTCATCATTATGATATATCTctcaaattttacaaatttgacCTTTAAAGTGTTTAATGAGTTGTAGATACAATCTCTCAATTTGCTGAAAAATCAAACTAGGTTTGTATTTAGtatcaaaataaatacttttaacTACATACAAAATTATAACAAGTAGTTAATTAAGGTGTAACTTTATCTGATCTCCTTATACTTGCATAACAGTCAACAATACGTTACGATTGCAGGATGTTGGACTCGACCCTCTAAGTTAATACccaacaattaatatattatacccTCATAAAACCTTAGAAAAACGAAACTTGATGACCTAGTTAGTCGAAAAAACTGAATTTAAACAATTGAAGAATGAAAAGCATTATTTTTCTTCAGTTTAATGGGTTTTTCATAATATGGGTGGAGATAATTATGCATTTAATGTGTATGCAATTAGCCTTGAATTTAGCTCACAACTTGATTCCCTTTAATGGTTAAGCAGTAGGGTGTGgtgtttactaattaattaacatcTTGCTAAAACACTACCACGCGTTAacctaaataaaataatgatcaTAATTAATAAGGTGAGGCCGGAGAATTAATTGAAGTTATAGGAATAGGATAATgccattatatatttattatattattatcatagGGGAGTCTCAGGAGGGGCACGGCGTGGATCCCTCTATTCCAATCAAGTTGTAGCCAATAACATTCTACATATTTCTACTTAACCAATAAATTAATCACTGTCCGTACGGATTGTAGTGCCACCATGTCAATAACCTAACCAAAAAGATAAGACTCACATACATAAGATTAAactccaataataataattattattatagcaGCCTCCAGTATTGGTTATTTGTtaaagaataatgttatttttcttttctgatTCACTCCTAATAATGTgacaataaaaaaatgtattgacTACCGTGTAGTGCATgcatgccatatatatatatatatatatatatatatatatatatatatataatgtgggtgtgtttaattatttacttatagaattcttcattttatggagaaaaaaaattaaactagaGAAATGAAATCAAAAAATGTGTTTACTTATACAATTTTCTAATTTGAACGTAGAGAATAGAGAAGTGGAGCGACCCCGACAATGTTGATTGAACATTTAGCTTGGTAACTATAAATTTTCGAGTTTAGCTCTCCGTATGAATATGTATTGGTGCACGTCAGACCTATCTTAGAGTGCACCTTCGAGTAAAACAATTGAGAATGAAGTAAAATTGTGATTGTTACACAACAATAAATGGGGGGAGGACaaattgaaatttaataagCATGAAATGGATGAATAAATAATGGAAGTAcgtaacaataataacaataataattgatggAGATTTTAATTAGGGGGtcggggtggggtgggggggggggggtNggggggggggggggggggggggggggggggggggggggggggggggggggggggggggggggggggggtacgTTGATAATAGTCCAAGCCAATCCCGCAAACAAAACCTCAACCCAGTTGCGTAAAAACGAATAGAAATAGAAGCTCGTGCTTTACAAAACAGCTGGCCTAGTTTGGACCATAtcgcaaaaaataaaataaaaaataccacTCTCCTACTAaccatattaattaaattatgcccgtaagggcagcctgagtggcaagaccaagacgctcgcggccgtgaggtcctgagttcgaaaccaTCTGCtacccgggtttgagccggtcagctatgggcaacctaggctggttaacctccttgtggtcctttgccggctaggatcacagggcgagggtttactcacatactcggaagaggagtggggtttgcctcgataaacccaatattaattaaattatatatatatatatatatatatatataatatgtttacaCTATACTCTTCCTACTTCTTCTACTACCACCACAACCCACCCACCCATTTTGCTCATGACAATTCACTTGGCCCCACCAGATAATTCGTGGGCCCCCTCTCAGGTACCACTCCCTCCCTCATGCCTCATGCTCaatatcacatttggtcccaTTTCGTagtttattgtatatatatgtattttgtatCCCGTATTCATCAACTATGAATTGGAgaagaataaattcaatgaaAATTGCCTAACTTGAGAAGATTCCATGGAGGTACCCACTATCAATCTCTCCCTGCGAAAGGTCAACAACCATAGATGGAGGAATAGAAAAGGGAAATAACAATATCTGTCGAGATCTGGCATGTTCATAATATTGTATACAGATGTAAATACGTCAAACGCAACTAATATAATGTATTGTATACTGGTGTAAATATGTCAAATGCACCTAATAGGTTAATATAATGTATTGTATACTGATGTAAATACGCCAAACGCGCCTTATTATAAGGTTTCTAGTACATACCATGATGTTATGTTGAGGGAAAGGCTTTTTTGATaattagcttagcttagctacttttagctttagcttagcttagcttccTCAGCTCATTCATCTCTTTCAATTCCCTCTTCTTTGCTAGCTTAGGCTTGGACCCAAGAAATCATCAAAAGAGATCGCAATTGAAAagtagagagaaaaattccCCCCTCTCTCCCCCGCcactatctctctttctctatcTTTAACCCTAGAAAGCACCCCGCCCAGCCAGGCCGCCTGGGAATTAACCCATTTTTGTAGATCTGTGTGGTTTTCGGAGAAGCTAAGCATGCTGGATTGATCGTGAATTTCATTTTGAACTAACAGGCGAGGAGAGGAAAGGTTTTGTGGTTCAGGTATGCGCCCATTTTCTGTTGCTTCATCTTCTCTCTCTTACGGCCGACAGCAGCAAAGGGTTTGGTTAGATGGCGGCGGGGAGGGAgaaggcggcggcggaggaggagaGGCGGCGGgcgtgatgatgatgatgatggattCGTCGACGGCCGCGGCTGCGGGAGGCGGCGGCGGGGAGGGAGAAGGCGGCGGAGATGAGGCGGCGAGTAGTAGCGGGGTTTTGATGGAGAAGGAGCACATGTTTGATAAGGTGGTTACGCCGAGCGATGTGGGGAAGCTGAACCGGCTGGTGATTCCGAAGCAGCACGCCGAGAAGTACTTCCCGTTGGACTCGTCGAACAACGAGAAGGGGCTTTTGTTGAACTTTGAGGACCGGAATGGGAAGCCATGGCGGTTTAGGTACTCGTACTGGAATAGCAGCCAAAGCTACGTGATGACTAAAGGCTGGAGCCGTTTCGTGAAGGAGAAGAAGCTGGACGCCGGAGATATCGTTTCGTTCCAGCGTGGCGCCGCCGAGTCGGTTAAGGATCGGCTTTTTATTGATTGGAGGCGCCGCCCTGATTCCCACTccgatcatcatcatcaccaccgtcatcaccaccaccaccacctcccgCCCATCTCGATTCCGCACCACTTGTCCTTCCAGCGCTCCATCTACACGGCGGCGGCGCAGCCGCCGCCGTGGAATCATCAGGCTGTGTTATCGGCGCCGCCGCCATACGGCTACACCTACGGATTCGGGAGCACTACTCATCACAATTCTGTTATTTTCAACGGCGGGGCGAGTGGGAGTGCGGTGGTGGTAAACGGAAACCCGTGTTCTTCGGGGATTTATCTGAGACCAATGAGCGCCGCGCACCAGCAAGAAATTATGCAGAGAAGAGGCGGCGGAGGAGCAATGGTGTTCGAGTCGGTGCCGGTGGTCCAAGGCAAAGCTGCCGCAAAGCGACTGAGGCTGTTTGGCGTGAACATGGACTGCCCCATTTCCGACTCGGATGACTGCGACATtatctcctcctcctcctccgccgcctccgccgccgTATCCGCCGCTTCTCCGACGACAATCCCAACTTCGCTTCAATTAAGGCCCTGCGGCGGCTACGACACCACAACACAAGAATTAATGGAAGCAGGTTCTGATAATAAGCCCAACAAGTCCTCCTCCTCGTCCATGTCCCTCGATTTGGATATCTGATCGATCAGTCCGAGAAttgcagaaagaaagaaagacatCCTCAACTCAACTCAACTCAACATTTCTAGCACTATTATTCAACATAAACTTCAATTCTACGTGTATAAAGTCGTACGTACGTGGTTATAATACTACTACTCACCATCTAAGAGAGAGAGATCGTGAGATCGATAGATCAATACACTTCAAATTCCCCCATTTCTTCatccttaattaattagcttctctttctttctttctttctttctttactgaaatgctttaatttaattaatctatctatctatctctcCTGTATTAATGCCTCATCTTCTTCATCGAATTTCACCTTTTTAATACAACAaatttggaaacatatttgctTTTACAAATATACTTTCATTAACCAATGAATCTCACTGCATTTTCCTGCAGTAGAATCTGTGGATAGATGATGAATGAAGCCACTGGAGAAACCCCCGGACCCCTTTCCTCCTTTTTCCTACTATCATTACTTTTGTATGTATTTACTTCCCCTCTGATAGGTTGTTGCTCTTGTCGCTGCTACGCTGCTTTGATGGGCAGGTATCAGTCTTACGATGCTGGAAATGTCTCAGAGGTTTTAAAAAGGTAAaccttttatatatgttttgttttttttataatcaaTACTATATTTCTTTATGTATGCTTTAATCTTCttttgtatgcatgtatatatgcatttcaTCTTTTGTTGTTACTTTTGTATCTTCTTCCTGTCAGCAGCCACCTTTCTCTAgacaacttgtttttttttgaaaacaacttgTTCAATATCAATTTTTGAGGGAGggaaatttataaataaatatatatatatacttctgtTTGTCCACACTCTCCTTCTGATCTTTATGATTAGTTTCCAATTCcaaattcttttttatatatatgctgCACTTGGCAGTTTCTTCAGTTTATGTCACCAAAAGGGGCCTGCTGATGAATTgcagaaaaatatgaaattatattcaAGAACAAAAAGATATAATGCATGGCAGATGAATTACCAGATTCTGAGTTCTTATACTCCTCCACATATTATATTACTccctttttcttcaatttttatatatataaatctcatCATTTGGATCAATGAGACTGAACAAACATGCATATATGGTTCATAATTTTATAGTCCTTATAAGtgttttctttcccttcttTAAATGCATGTGCAAAGCTGCTGTAAGGGAGGGTCTATTTAATTTGCCAGTATTATTTTGTTCATTTTGATGAAGTGATAATCATCatcatttgttttgtttgtttgttcttTGTTTTTTCATAAAAGAAAATGTGTGCAGTAAAGGCAACTTTGTTACAGACATTATTGTTGTTTGATTTCCAGTTTGGTTGGCTTGGTGCAACAATTTTCTTATGATTTTATAGCATTGAATTTCTTGATTTTTCTGctgatatttttatgtttattagaTGATCTGATCACCTTGTTCCACTGACTACACAACATGCATATACCTATAACCTGTCAATATGTTTgtcttcttaaaaaaaatttaaaaatctttttggTTTCAAGAGAGttcaaaattatattgattttgaattcaatttttcttcttctcaaaTGTACCGAAAAGGCTAGGGTATTATCATATGCCAAATACTTTATTAATATCGAACATTCAATAACTATCATTCTTGTGATTTTACCGATTATTGAAGTgttattaatttatatgttcTTGGTGCACATCTCAATCCTTATGAGATTGTGTTGGTATAATTACGTATCTTAAGCTCATTGTTTTCAGCTTTCACATGCAGCAAATATATCCTCCAATCCATCATATAATTGTCTCTTTCCTTCAacctacatatatatacacaagcaCATTCAAAAAGAATcagattatgtatattattaaaagttTGTTTCTTGTTTGATTTCATGGCTATGAAAGTGTTGCATTGCACATCTTGAAGGTGATATAATGTTGTACAATCAAGGGAATTGTTTATTATATTGTGGGAAATCAAGAAATTTGGTGTTTAATATGCTAAATATGATGTATCATTTATGATCATGAAGTGAATAGAACTTTTATGATGTttataagtatttatttttagtgtttaTAAGAGCGATTGAAATTATAATTGTGTGTATGCGTGTATATTACTTTCGATAGGTTGAACTATTGTTAAGAGGCCTTGTTGAGATGTGATCATTTGACTTTAGTActcttaaagtattatattaaattgataCAGAATAATGTTGTGTGAGGATGTATCTGCGTTTGTGACTTTGTGTGTGTATGCACACACATGCCATACATGTGAACTCCAAATTAGGTTTTCATTCAATTTTGCGAGTTAATTAAGGGAGTTTGTGtgtaaattaaagtaaataGAACGTGAAAATCTCAaggttaaatttatttatctattttcatTTTGTGTTTTTCGTTTTCAGTTTTTTATATTCcttcataaaaattaaagaatttctCCTGTTAGTAGACGCACCCGTATTCCATAAAATGTTTAGATTTTTTCAACTTTAAGACATATTTCGAATGGATTTTAACATATGTATGTAATGGAAATGGTGACTGGAAAACAAATCTAAGTAGCTAGCATATATAGCTGCAAGAAATTCAAGTATTCATCAGCTACCAAGACTCCTCACTCTGATCAATACATGCTTACATATATTCTACTATATATTATGCATGTTGCACCTTGATCCAATGGTCGATGGCTGGCCAGTCTGTGCTACCTTTGATAACTCAAATAATTGTAAACATTTGTTCTCTCCAAACTGAAGGACACAtacattgtaattgtttaacGTTAGTTGTATTATTGGTTCATTCTATGGATGGTGCCGGTTTTGATCCCCCGGAAAAAGACACTGCATGCCCAAATTGGGAGACATGATCACCCTTATCCCAAATTCAGCTAGAACTGAATCAACCACAATATAGAATACTACAAACACCACaagttaagttatatatatcCGTTACGGGGTTAGCttgatttttcttaaattatgaTACAAGTTCTCGATATAGATGTGATTGAGACGCTACGAGATTCTATGTGGAGAGCTGAGACCAATAATTGCAACCTAACGTAATTGCACTACCAGCAAAATCCGATTCTTACTGAGCTTGAAAAAGACCTGACTCATCTTTAATTTGAATCATAACCCACTGCACACATATAAGGGTACTATGATTCTTTGATATCAGTTGCATTAATAGTTCATTTACCTTGTGACTCTAGCTAACAAAGGTCATTTACCAACTATCTCAAGGTGTTTTTGTAACCCTAACTAGTAAAGGATTACAATGATGTAAACCAGTTTAGAGTTTCTATAATATTGAttggttcaaatcaagaaaatcaaatttattaaatcaACTCTTTGGCTAACTCGACTAAAATTACTCGAATATGTTATCTATTATTGAACCTAAAAATGATGAGTTTTTAGGGGTTGAGGATTGCGCAAAAGTTGGTTCCTGCACATTTGCCATTGTTTACCTTTTAGCTTTTCACTTGGGAGTGAAACTGCTGCGTGGTTGCTGTTAAAATTATGAAGCTAGGGTAGTGTGATGAATGATTCAGTGTCAGACCAATGGATGGATTCATTCTCATATAactatgtatgtgtgtatgtatatatgtctcTCTAGCTAGTGTATGTATAACTGTGCATTGggtttctctctctatctctatctctatctagcttcctataaatacaatatacacacatataagaGCAGCATGGTGGGCTGAAGTACCATAGGGTCATAATAGTAATAGCATGATGACTAAGACTCTAGACGGGGACCAAGCCTGAGTCTACACACTCGTCTTTTACATATATTTACATGCATATAGCTAGCATCTAGGCTCCACCCACAGTAACTCTAGGTTGCTTTCTAGCTCGCTTAGCCAAGCCAGCAAGCCAGCTAGCTAGCTACttaattacatttatttattttatatatatttaaataaatattgatcagcgtatgcgtgtgtgtgtatatatatatatgtaggagGGGtaggtgggggggggggggtggggatGGCTGCTGTGTTCGCTGGGTTTAGGGCAGACAAATGTAACGAAACCTTGGGTGCGATCTGCAGAGTTTTCACGTAGTTAGGAAACTGTCAGGGCAGCTTGGTTCCCTTTCTTTTTCCTACTTCTGATTCATAGTACAATCCCCTCCCCTCTGCTTGCTTAATTATTGCTCCCCTTTCTTAACAACTACAACTAGTACCTACTACTTAATCTTATTGTATGTCCCCAACTAttgattaatcaattcaaaataaagttAATCCTGCTACTTCATTAACAATCGATCGGTCCTTTGTTTTTCTTAGAAATATAAATGGTGACCATAATAGCACAGACTATAGAGATTTGGGCATTGTAACCATGTTCGGCCACAATATCAACAAAAGGGTTCGAGTCTAAGTCCTCTGATGGTCTCTCGAAATTTTGTAAGCTTGAATGACCGAGACTgattataatgtgttttcatttggtttatacatatatattggcTTTTAGACAAAATAATTGATGTTGGGTGAGATACATAGAGTTTGTTTCCTCAAAGTGGAGTTTTATGAGTCCAACTTTGTAAGAGTTGAACCAATTAAGTAGACGTGTGATAACTTAATAATTAGCTTGTTCATAACTTGATTTGTACTTTAAACTTCAAACTATTCAcaaataacattatttatttcaaaacaaaattacCTTTTGATGTATTTAAATGGGTTCAAGCACCGTTTGGggcagtattgactctttgtgcttcagtagattgagaaagtagttatgaacatatactacattgtaacagagtcagtagtactaaaaaaatggcTTTACATGGCAAATTTAATTATTCCAACTTTTGTCTTCAGACTATTTTAATCCGtgaaaaaaattacttaaacCATATAGTCGTCACTCCATAATCTCGCATTGTTCTTATGTTTTGAAAATGGGACAAATCCGTTTGGACACAAGGATCAAACAAAGGAAAGTGTTGAACCAACTCACATGATGTCAAACTACCAATACAAATcaaggatccaatttaaattattcttaattaacaCGGGACTCGTGCAGTTGTAGTTGTTTGTTGACGCCATTTTTaacctaataataattaatgtacGTACCAACAACacactaataactaattaatcaCATAATTAATAATGCAAGCAAGACCGCAAAGTCACATGCTGAAAGACATGAGttgttcaaacattatactaaCCTACTCATCCATAGACTCTAATAAGGTAGCTatgatcatcatcattatcactGCCGTTTTAACAGCctacctaattaattaaaagttaattGCAATTAAGGATACCACAGAATTGAAGCTTGAATTAATTACTATATAGGGAGAGAGGTGACAAGTGATGGATGATAACATTAATTtaaggtaatatatatatgtgagggGGAATTAATTAAGGACAGTGAAGAGGGTGAAattaaggaaaagaaaaagttacTAAATGAGTGGTTGTAAGAAAGAATGTTGTTAGTAGGGAGAGTAATTACCTTAAACCTAATAAATGAAgggtgaaatatatatatagtaggagCTTAGCTAGCTTAGCTTGCAACAGTGGTTGGGTGGAGTGGTAAAAATTAAACCAATTCATCAGATCAGTCCTTTAGCAGCTTAGGCAGTCCCCACCCTACATATAGGCTTAGCATGTTtatcagtttatatatatgtatttttatgtGTACTTGAGAGTAGCAATAATGACAGGCATTTGCATTCTTGGGGAGTTTGTTCATTCATGTCTTTTAATTTCCACCTTACCATCTTGTTTTATTATATAGGGGTTGGAGGTACACACGTAAAATGTGAAGACTAATTTGATCTATTTATTTGAATTAGATTAATAGTTGATGTTcgtttaaaaataaacaaattatagGGTTTAGTTTTATTAATGTTACAAATTTTGTAACAAGTATAAAATTAACACCGTTTTTATTTACTAAAACATAAATGGTTAATGAATCTTGATAGACGATTGAGATTAGATTTTACTTTTTACATAAGGGTTcgttatttttatttgaacacACACTGCACACATTAAGGTTCAGGTTACAACATGTTTCCATGTAAACAAGTGAAAACTTATGTGATTTATCAATTTGGATAAGTAACGGTGGAAAGTTGCTGAAATACTCTAAACCATTAATGAACATTGATGGATGGTTGTGAGCAGTCCTCACTTTTACATAAGAGTTGTTCTCATTAACCACTTACTATGTGACTATGTCATtaataaaattgtgtttttttaattNggggggggggggtgtgggGATGGCTGCTGTGTTCGCTGGGTTTAGGGCAGACAAATGTAACGAAACCTTGGGTGCGATCTGCAGAGTTTTCACGTAGTTAGGAAACTGTCAGGGCAGCTTGGTTCCCTTTCTTTTTCCTACTTCTGATTCATAGTACAATCCCCTCCCCTCTGCTTGCTTAATTATTGCTCCCCTTTCTTAACAACTACAACTAGTACCTACTACTTAATCTTATTGTATGTCCCCAACTAttgattaatcaattcaaaataaagttAATCCTGCTACTTCATTAACAATCGATCGGTCCTTTGTTTTTCTTAGAAATATAAATGGTGACCATAATAGCACAGACTATAGAGATTTGGGCATTGTAACCATGTTCGGCCACAATATCAACAAAAGGGTTCGAGTCTAAGTCCTCTGATGGTCTCTCGAAATTTTGTAAGCTTGAATGACCGAGACTgattataatgtgttttcatttggtttatacatatatattggcTTTTAGACAAAATAATTGATGTTGGGTGAGATACATAGAGTTTGTTTCCTCAAAGTGGAGTTTTATGAGTCCAACTTTGTAAGAGTTGAACCAATTAAGTAGACGTGTGATAACTTAATAATTAGCTTGTTCATAACTTGATTTGTACTTTAAACTTCAAACTATTCAcaaataacattatttatttcaaaacaaaattacCTTTTGATGTATTTAAATGGGTTCAAGCACCGTTTGGggcagtattgactctttgtgcttcagtagattgagaaagtagttatgaacatatactacattgtaacagagtcagtagtactaaaaaaatggcTTTACATGGCAAATTTAATTATTCCAACTTTTGTCTTCAGACTATTTTAATCCGtgaaaaaaattacttaaacCATATAGTCGTCACTCCATAATCTCGCATTGTTCTTATGTTTTGAAAATGGGACAAATCCGTTTGGACACAAGGATCAAACAAAGGAAAGTGTTGAACCAACTCACATGATGTCAAACTACCAATACAAATcaaggatccaatttaaattattcttaattaacaCGGGACTCGTGCAGTTGTAGTTGTTTGTTGACGCCATTTTTaacctaataataattaatgtacGTACCAACAACacactaataactaattaatcaCATAATTAATAATGCAAGCAAGACCGCAAAGTCACATGCTGAAAGACATGAGttgttcaaacattatactaaCCTACTCATCCATAGACTCTAATAAGGTAGCTatgatcatcatcattatcactGCCGTTTTAACAGCctacctaattaattaaaagttaattGCAATTAAGGATACCACAGAATTGAAGCTTGAATTAATTACTATATAGGGAGAGAGGTGACAAGTGATGGATGATAACATTAATTtaaggtaatatatatatgtgagggGGAATTAATTAAGGACAGTGAAGAGGGTGAAattaaggaaaagaaaaagttacTAAATGAGTGGTTGTAAGAAAGAATGTTGTTAGTAGGGAGAGTAATTACCTTAAACCTAATAAATGAAgggtgaaatatatatatagtaggagCTTAGCTAGCTTAGCTTGCAACAGTGGTTGGGTGGAGTGGTAAAAATTAAACCAATTCATCAGATCAGTCCTTTAGCAGCTTAGGCAGTCCCCACCCTACATATAGGCTTAGCATGTTtatcagtttatatatatgtatttttatgtGTACTTGAGAGTAGCAATAATGACAGGCATTTGCATTCTTGGGGAGTTTGTTCATTCATGTCTTTTAATTTCCACCTTACCATCTTGTTTTATTATATAGGGGTTGGAGGTACACACGTAAAATGTGAAGACTAATTTGATCTATTTATTTGAATTAGATTAATAGTTGATGTTcgtttaaaaataaacaaattatagGGTTTAGTTTTATTAATGTTACAAATTTTGTAACAAGTATAAAATTAACACCGTTTTTATTTACTAAAACATAAATGGTTAATGAATCTTGATAGACGATTGAGATTAGATTTTACTTTTTACATAAGGGTTcgttatttttatttgaacacACACTGCACACATTAAGGTTCAGGTTACAACATGTTTCCATGTAAACAAGTGAAAACTTATGTGATTTATCAATTTGGATAAGTAACGGTGGAAAGTTGCTGAAATACTCTAAACCATTAATGAACATTGATGGATGGTTGTGAGCAGTCCTCACTTTTACATAAGAGTTGTTCTCATTAACCACTTACTATGTGACTATGTCATtaataaaattgtgtttttttaattaagaatttagCACTATTTTATCGAGGAAAAATTAAATCTCTCGTGAGACAATCTCATGAATCTTTATCCGTGAGACAGATAGgatttttcataagtattacactttctttcataagtattatagatttatagtttCCTTTGTAAGTAACTCTCCAacccctaaatattacattttaatttaaaagtattaatgagtatatttttcttcaaaaagtatcacatttttcctaataagtattacatttttccttacttataagtaatataaccaatttaattatctattattagtattatatttttctacataagtattactttttccttataagtaataatcaattaatttatcccTAATTAGTATTGCACTTTTTCTGATAAGTAACTCTTTATTAAtgcctaaatattacattttgatttaaaaatagtattacattttacatcaaaagtataacattttctctcataagtaacaattaatttatccctaattagtaatattttttttatcataagtattatatttctaaaCGCGACCATACCCCTCTCACGGAAAAAGATTTGTGATGCTGTCTTATAAGCGACTCACCGTACCCTTTTATCAAAGATCTCTTGCTAATGACATTGTTATTTGTTGTAATAGCATGCTATGATTCCCCACACAATTCATAATTGGTTAGTCGCATTCTTGCTCTCTCAGTCTATAGTTGAAGTACCTAGccttcatatataaaaataaataaattcatgtataaattaaataatgacaacatataatgaatatcattattaatatttcatattcTCCTAGTATTGGGTTACAACcttattttttctaataatgtTGGTGGGTTACTTGGGCatctaaatttatataaattccatttaaaaaattttaatttcttttgtatctagaaatataaatataatgagaAGCAATAATGATATTTTGACTCATATAATGTATGAGCTGTAAAAGGGAAGTTATTACGAACATAACCAAGCTAACCACTCTTGTCATTTAAGGATGATATAGCAAGCTAAGCTAGA
It includes:
- the LOC116032580 gene encoding B3 domain-containing protein Os03g0120900-like; translated protein: MRPFSVASSSLSYGRQQQRVWLDGGGEGEGGGGGGEAAGVMMMMMDSSTAAAAGGGGGEGEGGGDEAASSSGVLMEKEHMFDKVVTPSDVGKLNRLVIPKQHAEKYFPLDSSNNEKGLLLNFEDRNGKPWRFRYSYWNSSQSYVMTKGWSRFVKEKKLDAGDIVSFQRGAAESVKDRLFIDWRRRPDSHSDHHHHHRHHHHHHLPPISIPHHLSFQRSIYTAAAQPPPWNHQAVLSAPPPYGYTYGFGSTTHHNSVIFNGGASGSAVVVNGNPCSSGIYLRPMSAAHQQEIMQRRGGGGAMVFESVPVVQGKAAAKRLRLFGVNMDCPISDSDDCDIISSSSSAASAAVSAASPTTIPTSLQLRPCGGYDTTTQELMEAGSDNKPNKSSSSSMSLDLDI